Sequence from the Microbacterium sp. 1.5R genome:
CGGAGTGCGGCCCGTGTCAGCGGAGAATGCCCTTTCGGCGGGCCGCCGAGACGGCCGCGGTGCGTGAGGTGACATCGAGCTTCGAGAAGATGTGCGCGAGATGCGATTTCACGGTCGTCTCGCTGACGAAGAGCTCGTCGGCGACCTCGCTGTTCGACCGGCCGGCGGCGACGCGCTCGAGCACCTCGATCTCACGGCTGCTGAGACTGACTCGGGGTGCACGCATCCGGTCGAGCAATCGCGAGGCGATCACGGGCGCGAGAGCACTCTCTCCGGCGGCCGCCGCGCGCACGGCGGCGGTCAGCTCGTGCGGCGGGGCGTCCTTCAGCAGATATCCGCTCGCACCGGCCTCGACGGCGCCGAGGATGTCGGCATCCGAGTCGTAGTTGGTGAGCACGAGCACGTAGGGCGGGGCTTCGAGCGCCCGGATGCGTCGCGTCGCATCCACACCCGTGGTCGCCGTCTGAGAGCCGAACTGGAGGTCCATCAACACCACGTCGGGGTTCTCGCGCTCCGCGCAGGCGACCGCTTCATCAGGCGTGGCCGCCTCCGCGACCACCTCGAGATCCGGTTCCAGGCTGAACAGGGCATGGAGACCGGCACGGACGATGGGGTGGTCGTCGGCGATCACGAGGCGGATCATACGAACTCCGTGAGGGGGAGGTCGACGGTGAGCGTCGTTCCCCGCCCGGATGCCGTGCCGATCACGAGTCTTCCCCCGAGCTGCTCCACTCGCTCGGCGGTGGCGCGCAGACCGAAGGAATCGGACTTCTCAGCGGTCCCCGGCGCAGGGAGCTCGGCGTCGAATCCGTCTCCGTCATCTTCGACCGTGAAGCGCAGGTGGTCGTTCTCGATGCCGATGGTGACCGTCGCCGTCGTCGCGTGAGCGTGCTGGATGACGTTGGCGATGGCTCCCTGCGTGATGCGCAGCAGCGCCGTCTGCAGGTGCATGGGCAGCACGACAGCGTCGGACACCCGCACCTGGACGTCGAGTCCCTGCGTAGCCCACTGCGTTCGCGCCAGTCGGCGCAGCGCCCCGCCGAGGGCCTGGTCGTCGAGCTGGGGTGGGGTCAGCTCACGGATGAATCGCCGAGCCTCGACGAGGTTCGCGGCGGCCGTCTCGCGCGCGAGCCGGATGTGCTCGATGCCCGGTCGGGTGTCATCGGCGCGTTCCGCGGCGTGCAGCAGCATCTGGATGCTGGAGAGTCCCTGCGCGAGTGTGTCGTGGATCTCGCGGGCGAGCCGGGCGCGCTCCGCGAGGACCCCCGACTCGTGTTCGCGCGCGGCGAGCTGTCCGCGGGTCGCCAGCAGTTCGCTGACCAGCGCCTCGCGCTGCTGGGCCTCTCTCGCGAGGGCCTGGTAGCCGAGGCCGATCAGGAGGGCGACGCCGGCGCCGACGAACGGGCCGACCACGCCGCCGACGCTCCACCCGCTGTGGATGCCGAGGGCGCAGACGGCGACGATCGTCGCGGCCAGTATCGCCGCCGATCCCGCCCAGCGCCCCAGAAGGTGCAGGAACAGGAAGAACAGGGGGAACACGAGGTAGGCGGCGTCGGCGCTCACCCACAGCAGGCCCAACCACTCCGCCGAGAGCAGGGCGAGCCAGATCAGTGACGTCAGCCGTCGTCCGCGGGAGAGACGAGCGAGCAGCGCACCCGACGCATACGTCGCGCCGACGATCAGCGCCAGGACGATCGCGGACGCGCTCGACTCCGACGGGTCGAGCACGGCCCGCGCGATGACGACCCCCGTCAGGGCGAAGAAGAGGACGTGGAGACCGGTCCGCAGACCCACGAACACCGGGGTCAGAGCGGTATGCGCCATGGCTCGAACTCTACGCCGACGAGCGCACCACGGCATCGTCCGAAAGGACGATCGAGGCGTCCTCACTCCGGGCGCGAAAGGCTCGTCGAGCGGCCGATGACGTCGAATGGGCCGACGGCGAAAGTGGAATGGTCACCGCACCGGAGACAGGAAAGGCACCACAATGTTCGTCGCGTTACGCGATCTCCGCTTCGCCAAGGGGCGATTCATCCTCATCGGCTCCGTCGTCGCCCTCATCACCCTGCTCGTCGGGTTCCTCAGCGGACTGACGGGGGGACTCGCCATCCAGAACGTCTCGGGCGTGCTCGCGCTCCC
This genomic interval carries:
- a CDS encoding response regulator transcription factor; translation: MIRLVIADDHPIVRAGLHALFSLEPDLEVVAEAATPDEAVACAERENPDVVLMDLQFGSQTATTGVDATRRIRALEAPPYVLVLTNYDSDADILGAVEAGASGYLLKDAPPHELTAAVRAAAAGESALAPVIASRLLDRMRAPRVSLSSREIEVLERVAAGRSNSEVADELFVSETTVKSHLAHIFSKLDVTSRTAAVSAARRKGILR
- a CDS encoding sensor histidine kinase, which encodes MAHTALTPVFVGLRTGLHVLFFALTGVVIARAVLDPSESSASAIVLALIVGATYASGALLARLSRGRRLTSLIWLALLSAEWLGLLWVSADAAYLVFPLFFLFLHLLGRWAGSAAILAATIVAVCALGIHSGWSVGGVVGPFVGAGVALLIGLGYQALAREAQQREALVSELLATRGQLAAREHESGVLAERARLAREIHDTLAQGLSSIQMLLHAAERADDTRPGIEHIRLARETAAANLVEARRFIRELTPPQLDDQALGGALRRLARTQWATQGLDVQVRVSDAVVLPMHLQTALLRITQGAIANVIQHAHATTATVTIGIENDHLRFTVEDDGDGFDAELPAPGTAEKSDSFGLRATAERVEQLGGRLVIGTASGRGTTLTVDLPLTEFV